A segment of the Polyangiaceae bacterium genome:
ACCCTGGATGCTCTGCACCGCATAGTCGACAGCGGCGGGATCCCCAGGGCCGTTGCTGAGGAAGATGCCATCGGGGTTGAGGGCGAGCACATCAGCCGCGGACGTGGACGCTGGGACCGCGGTGACGCAGCAACCCGCGTCGACCAAGCAGCGCAGGATGTTCTTCTTGGCGCCGTAGTCATAGGCCACGACATGAAACTGCGAGGTTCGCGGTTTGACCTGATCCGGGCGGTAAAGATCCGAGAACTGGAACGGCACCGCCCAGTCCGTGCGCCCCTGGGTGAACTCGTAGCGCTCCTTCGGCGTGACGCGGCTCACCAAGTCGAGCCCGGACATATTGGGCGCCGACTTGGCGCGGTCGACCAACGTGCTCGGGTCTTCAGTGCCGATGGCGCCGTTTTGCGCGCCTTTGTCCCGCAAGAGACGGGTCAGGCGACGCGTGTCGACGCCGCCAATCGCGACGATGCCGTGCTGCTGCAGGTAGTCGCCGAGGGGCTGTTCCGCACGGTAATTGGATGTGTTCGGGCTGGGGTCGCGGATGATGAAGCCAGCGACCTGAGGCTTGCCGTCGACGCTCTCCGGGTCGTCCATGTTGACGCCGGTGTTGCCGATCTGCGGAGCGGTCATCGTCACGAGCTGCCCGGAGTAGGACGGATCCGTGAGGATTTCTTGATAGCCCGTCATCCCGGTCGTGAAGACGACCTCACCCGTGGTGGCACCATCGGCGCCCCAGGAGAAGCCTTCGAACACGCTGCCATCCGCTAGGGCGAGGTAGGCCTTGCGTCGGCTGTTTCCGGCGCTGGAAGTCATGCGGTGGCTCCTTTCTCACTCACTTCACTGGCTTCGAAGGCAATGCGACCTCCGGCGAGAGTCATCAGCACGCGGCCGGTGATGGGGTGAGACATGAATGGGGTATTCTTGTTCTTCGTGTGCAGGGTGACCTGATTGGGCTGCCACACCAGCGAGGGATCCACCAGGGTGAGCTCGGCGACGGCGCCGACGGCGAGCCTGGGAGCCTCGATACCCACGATCTTCGCGGGGCCGGTGCTCATGGCGTGCAGCAGCCGCTCGAGGGGTACCTTACCGGTGCGCACCAACTCAAGCAGAAGACCGAAAGAAAGCTCGAGCCCCATCAGGCCCGGCGACGCAGCATCGAACTCGCACTCCTTCTCGAGGGGCGAGTGGGGCGCGTGATCTGTGGCGATCGCGTCGAGCGTGCCATCCGCCAGCGCCGAGACGAGAGCATCCACATCGTGCTGCTCGCGCAGCGGCGGATTCACTTTGCAGAAGGTGTCGTATCCGATCACCGCGCCGTCGGTCAGCAACAGGTGGTGCGGGGTGACCTCGCAAGTCACCTTCAAGTCGCGGCTTTTTGCCTCGCGAACCAAGCGCACGGCGCCCTCGGTCGAGATGTGCGCGGCGTGGTAGCGGCTCTTCGTGTACTCCGCGAGCAGGATGTCGCGGGCGATGATGATGTCCTCCGCAACCCGTGGCCAACCTCGTAAGCCTAACCGCGAGGAAACTTCGCCTTCGTGCATGACGGCGCCCGCCGTCAGATCGTGATCCTCTGCATGTTGGATCACCGGCATGTCGAAGTTGCTGGCGTACTCGAGGGCGCGCCGCATCACCTGGGCGTTCATGACGCACA
Coding sequences within it:
- a CDS encoding dihydroorotase, encoding MSGPVSGARSAPSNQNPETLIFRNVRAIDPATGFDQVVDVVIEKDRIQALGVGAAEPALASEKARVIDGNGRWLVPAFVDLHAHLREPGQEYKEDIRSGLRAAAAGGYAHVCVMPNTKPVNDTRAVTELMLTRAREVGGTKLHPIGAITLGQRGEALTEMGDLRDAGAVAVSDDGVCVMNAQVMRRALEYASNFDMPVIQHAEDHDLTAGAVMHEGEVSSRLGLRGWPRVAEDIIIARDILLAEYTKSRYHAAHISTEGAVRLVREAKSRDLKVTCEVTPHHLLLTDGAVIGYDTFCKVNPPLREQHDVDALVSALADGTLDAIATDHAPHSPLEKECEFDAASPGLMGLELSFGLLLELVRTGKVPLERLLHAMSTGPAKIVGIEAPRLAVGAVAELTLVDPSLVWQPNQVTLHTKNKNTPFMSHPITGRVLMTLAGGRIAFEASEVSEKGATA
- the carA gene encoding glutamine-hydrolyzing carbamoyl-phosphate synthase small subunit: MTSSAGNSRRKAYLALADGSVFEGFSWGADGATTGEVVFTTGMTGYQEILTDPSYSGQLVTMTAPQIGNTGVNMDDPESVDGKPQVAGFIIRDPSPNTSNYRAEQPLGDYLQQHGIVAIGGVDTRRLTRLLRDKGAQNGAIGTEDPSTLVDRAKSAPNMSGLDLVSRVTPKERYEFTQGRTDWAVPFQFSDLYRPDQVKPRTSQFHVVAYDYGAKKNILRCLVDAGCCVTAVPASTSAADVLALNPDGIFLSNGPGDPAAVDYAVQSIQGLLGKKPIFGICLGHQLLALALGAKTYKLKFGHRGLNQPVKDLTTSRVEITSQNHGFVVDVESIGSLAKTTHLHLNDGTSEGLAAPEAKAFSVQYHPESAAGPHDSLYLFDRFIDSMKQA